TTAAGATGGCACAACCAATAACAATGCCCATTATTGTATCGTTAAACCACCATCCAGCAATAATACCGATGACGACGGACCACAACATACCATTAAGCGCACCAATACCGAGTTCGTTCTTCATCAACGACATAACGTTACCAGCAGAAATCTGCCCCATGGCCATCCCACGGATCATTAATGTTAACGATTGGCTACCAGCAATACCGCCCATTGAAGCCACTATTGGCATCAATACCGCTAACGCAACGACTTGCGACAACACATTTTCAAATAATCCTATGGTAGCAGAAGCTAAAAATGCTGTAAGCAAGTTAATCCCAAGCCACACCGCACGACGTTTTGCACCCACTACAATCGGGGCAAATAAATCATCGTGTTCATCCATACCGGCGGTTGCCATTAATTGTGCTTCGTAATGTTCACGCACTAAGGCTGTAGCCGTTCGCAGTGTCATTCGACCAATTAATATACCGTCTTCATCGACAACCGGTAATTCAAGTTCGCGGCTATGTTCAATGGCTTCAGCTGCTTCGATCAAAGATGAATCTGCAGAGATAACTCGGCTATCTTCCCATTTTAGTACTTGCAGTTGAGTATCAAGATCTGCTGTTTTGAAAACATCATAACGACGCACAGTACCGAGATATTTATCATTACTATCGACCAAAAATAAATGGTCATTACAATCTAAATCTATTCGACGAAAAAAACGTTGTCCTTGGGCGACAGTAGAAGTCAGACTCAATGCCAGCATCTGGTGATCAGCATAACGACCGATTTCATTTTCAGAATATTGATCATACAGTTCGAAGTGCTTACGCTGACGCTCACCCATCTGTGCTAATGCACGATCGGTAATATTGTCCGGTAACGAATCACTCCACTCAATAAGATCTTCAGGACTTAATTGAGAAAAGAGTAAAT
This region of Shewanella livingstonensis genomic DNA includes:
- a CDS encoding magnesium transporter, which codes for MNDVKNELNSEDEIDTSSQPQADVSQVVHLLTEAEGDEQAEMFSEILTEAEPGTIALLLESLPLDERYERWQQVDVGERVDVLNLMRADPRLGIVKKMPDEELDLLFSQLSPEDLIEWSDSLPDNITDRALAQMGERQRKHFELYDQYSENEIGRYADHQMLALSLTSTVAQGQRFFRRIDLDCNDHLFLVDSNDKYLGTVRRYDVFKTADLDTQLQVLKWEDSRVISADSSLIEAAEAIEHSRELELPVVDEDGILIGRMTLRTATALVREHYEAQLMATAGMDEHDDLFAPIVVGAKRRAVWLGINLLTAFLASATIGLFENVLSQVVALAVLMPIVASMGGIAGSQSLTLMIRGMAMGQISAGNVMSLMKNELGIGALNGMLWSVVIGIIAGWWFNDTIMGIVIGCAILINMAVAAIAGVMVPMILQRFNQDAALSGSVILTTVTDVVGFFTFLGLATILYL